From the genome of Penaeus chinensis breed Huanghai No. 1 chromosome 13, ASM1920278v2, whole genome shotgun sequence:
GAAAGCCAAAGGCCATctccttgaaaaaaaataaataaaaaataaaaaataaaaatgcatagcTGCAACTTTCTGCACAGCTGATCGAAAATTGACTGCATAATGCAAATTGAAAAGGTAAATTTTTTCCTTGAACATTTTGCATTGTAACATAGGCTTTTATGGTATTTCCAATTAAAATAGCTTGTCaaattgattttatatatttgccACTGGATGGCATGCatgtacatgccatggcatgcatgtacatgccatggcatgcctggactatattccagGTGGCATATGCATCCGTGCCATGGTGTGCCAGTCCCGTTTTCCAGGGGCATGTACAGTCATGCCACCCACACTGTGGTGCCGACACGATCCCTCGGCAGCAGGGCCCAGGCCACTATGAATACAGCCAAGAGAGGACTTTCACAATGAGAAACCACGCGGCAGCATAgggtattaacccaatgccaacgggcatgacatgtacgtacgtgccatgcctactgtgagttacttgtttgattgtttttatacatagattgctacacttgtactaagtcaccaatgagtcaattatgagtactgtctgtctcgcctgtttacccttttctttgatttatgaaaatattttacgttatcttattttgctgttactaatgtttataacattatagtaattatgtttataataaaaacaacaccattgattttcatagcactagtaaaatccCAGGTTAAGAACCTGTGCTTTAAATTTCTGTTTGTTCATCAATTTCATAATGGTGATTAAATGATGATAGCATTAAAGAGAAAATCATAACTTATTTAATGAGATTGTGCAAACAGTGGAAATGTGTGAAAAATTCAAGATTTCTTTCTTATCCCTATATCTATTTGGAGATCACCATAATCTTCCAAACACCCATGCAcaaacaggattttttttatacaacaaTCCAACTGCTTAAAGGTATTTATAACACTCAAAAGGAACCATATCATTGGGAGTTGCCAtcaaaaaatactactactactactactactactactattattcaataataataataataataataataataataataataatattatatttttatacatttctgaAAGCTAGTGTATGTAGTAATACtgcacaacaatgatgatgatgatgataataataataataataataataataataataataataataataattatagttttcCAAGTTcaacaaaatattttaaatattttatcctTGACCATATTAGGTGACCATAGTCAGTTTTCTAACTTGATTACGCATTAGACAACTATAATCCACGATCTTTGAGAAAAAAATCTACACAGGCCGATGCCGATAACTCCGCTTCCTCCCCTTTGAATGATGCCACTTTTTGAGTATACCACAAACTTGAACTGCTCATAAAATGAAATTGGCTGCTCCAATGAACAGAAAATACTTAAAACAAAACAGATTATGCATCTTATGTTCTTTGTTTTACCTAAGGAGAATATAAATGACAAATTTTATGactgatatatacatagtaaactcacaatgcataataaaacaatatattttaagACATTCTCATGCTTTTGAAAAATGTTTTAGTAAACTGTGAATAATTATAGTTGCTCTGGATGCAAAAGTAGCCATAAACAAAATCACATTTTCCCTATGAAATTTCTTCATTTAGCTAATGCTAAAAACTTGTCTCAAAGTTACTTTCCATCTTCTTATTACTTCCTCTATTATGTCTGTAACTGAAATAAACCAAAGGCAAGAAGACAACCAACAAGACTAAAATCCAAGCAAATGAAATGCAAACAATCATACTCACTACAAATTCATGCACTGTTAACCTTTCCCCcataaagaaaagtagaaaataaaaataagctgattactataatcatgcatatgtatttctctAGCTCCCAAAGAAGATATATTAACATGATATTCATTAGCCAACAGATTTCTTGTAATAAAGATTTCTTGATACACTgacaatcaatatcattatatctctGATCACCATTACCAAATCTGAAATCTGTAGTGTGTGTCTACAAATCATAAGAGATGATAGTACCAAAATGttcaaacaaaagagagaacaaTTGTTTTAACCAAGAGTGTGAAGGTCTCTGACCTCAATTACCATGTCTGTAACAAATTGGTAAAGGCAGATCAAATAAGGATATTTTCAAATATTCAACATTTACACAACTGAAGCAGCACATTCCTTACAGcatgaaaataaggaaattgaGAATATAGATAAGATTTATAGATTATACAAGTCAATCATTCAACATTACATTCACTGATTTGTTTGtcgataatgtaaaaaaaatgataaagcttTAACaaccaagagaaaaaaggagaaagtttcTGTGAAAGAAGGTTAGGAGGTTGTCCCAAAGATGTCATTTCACGTCCATTTCTTGCCGAGGTCATTAGCTGTCGAGATCTGTCAAGAccttgaagatatatatagatagatgttatACACTAAGTGTATTCATGAAGATTAGCTAGTGGGAGGGTTGCATCTACGTCACACTTGGCATATGTGATGCATTACAGTACCAATTTCTGATTAtcttagggagagggaaggataaggtgCAAGGATTCTTATATATTAATGAAAGGTTATATGTGAAGAGTTTAATAAAATTTAAGGGTAgtgtaaaatgaaaaagaaagaaaaaaaatatggtgaaacataaaataataataacaaaataataataaaaaggatttgtGAGACTTCCGATTCATTATTTATGGAGTTCTTATATCGATTTAACAGCGCCATTGCTTATAACAACTGATTACGTTCCTCTCTTGGGGGGGAGGGCACTCTCCTCTTTGGGacacctgcctgcctgccttccccaCTGCGCTGGATACTGACCTTGTTATAGCGATACATGGTAACACTAACCGGCTCTGAGTTGTTCTTCACTTTCCGTTCACGCTTCACCCGTCCCGTGGGGTTAGGAggttcctccttctgtctctccttccggGCCTAGGgaacaggaaggggggagggaagggcttaGTTTCTTATGcatattatttaataatatacatatacacattatatatgtggttgtgtgtgtgtgtgtgtgtgtgtgtgtgtgtgtgtgtgtgtgtgtgtgtgtgtgtgtgtgtgtgtgtgtgtgtgtgtgtgtgtgtgtgcgcgcacacatgcaAATGAACTTGTGCACATTTGtacatgtaaaaaagaaaagaaaagaaaagaaaaaaaaactacagcatTTAACTCAGTGCAAATGGACATTCAAACATAATCTTGACCATTATTTCTAAAGGACACTCACAAAAATTCCCAAAGCAACCTACCTTCCTCATTTGATTCTCATACTCTAAGGCATCATAGAAGTTGGGTTTCTCCCGCTTGACCCTCTCACTGCGGCGTTTGCCCTCAGGGGCTGACGAGCCTAGGTCTCCTTTGCCCACTGATGCCGTTAGAGACATGATTCCACTAACTGCAGTTGATGTGGCCGATCCCCTGCTTGGTTTCATCTCCTTCAGATGGCCGTCGTCAATCTCCTCTACCTCTGAGGTGTTTGAGGTGGTTGACCGGCGTCTCTCCTCGAAGAATTGGTGTCCGCAGTGACAGTGCTTTGTTGCCACTGGTACCTGAAAGGAATACAATTTAAAATTATTCCTGAATAGTTATATACAGACATCATgtgttacaataaaaaaaaaaaaaaaaaaaaaaaaacatagtaacaatatcaacaataacgacaaaatcaataaccataaaaaaatgtGCAATGGTGCAAAGGGAAGAAACACATTTTGATCTAAAAATGAAATCTGGTCCCTATaatcacagattttttttttttcctttgagacATACTCAAACTTTTGCAATAGACCTCCTAAATTATCCATGATCAGCAATATCATAATCAAGCATAAGATATTTTTGCATAACCCCTCTGATCCAAATCACATGACCATTACATCAGGGGAAAATTTGATTAAGGAGTGACTGAACATGCTgtcatgagaattttggctgaagcccagggtgatgggaatgacttgtCACAAGTGTACAAAGCTCCTagaggggcttttgcattatttccattgataaataaGTGTAGAATGTAacatctgtgagccatgactggaagagcaccagaTGATATCTGAATACTCAGGATCTTATTCCTGCCTGCCGTGACTGGTGGCGCAGGtcgtattacagaaaattgaatgttaCCAAAAAAATTAAATGATGTAAATagcaaaatgttacttattgttattagtactgcaCTGAGTTATAtaagcatatcaaatgacaaatatagacatttgaaaatggaaaaaacttatgcagaaaaagaaaacattgcaaaggggaggcatggagtcttgttaCCGCACACAAGTGCgcctggcctacaagccacacacccatcaGAGTGGCCACTCAATTAAGCCTAATGTCCGTATTTTGGGTGACATGCGGGCTGTGAAGCATCCACATCCATGGGGTTAAtaggaaaatattgaaaaaatattgTTGTTCAAGAAAACAAATGACTTATTTTCCATATGAAAGATCTCAAATACATGCAGTTAAAATCCTGTACTTGTGTCCCAAGATAACAGCTGCACAATTACgatcatcattgtattatcattatcattcacagaATATACCATAATTCTGatttcactttctttcatctttaataCTCAAGAACATAACAAAAGAAATTACAAAATAACTATGAtgctattattaaaaataataacaacaataacaataataacaataataataataataataataaataataataataaaaacaatagagataatgatactattcactgtaaatataaatttttacaGACAAAGCTCTTGTTCTGAAATTTACCAGCTACTTGGGAAATCATCCAGGAAAGTAGCAGTACAGGTATATAAAATCAaacaacatataaatattataaaaaagtaagaaaaacacaGATAAGACACTATACAGCATGCAATGTATCAACTAAACTACCTCTACAAGAAAGGTACTGTGGACATTATGTTGCATTTCAGCCTCCTATATTCCTCAAGCTTCCcgcctccctctatctccttccaaaGCATCAGGAACCGTTTTGCATATTATGTATGAAGATAAGCAGTTGGAGGGAAGAATAAGACACCAGAGAAATGtttaaaatattgatataaaaaaaaaaaaaaaatatgttcaaaAAGGCTaattatataatagatacattTCGTATGATCAAAATTTGCTGTGACGTCTTTGTTTGCTTGATTATAAATATTGCAATTAAGTGAACATAGTTATGATCAGGCAACTGAAAATCTGTCAACCTGCAATAAGATATTCTTGCCTACCTTCCTGTGTATAATCCGATAGCCTGAGAAGTGTAAAGAGCCCAATTCCCAGAAAAGTTTCCTCTTACATTTGCATCACAGGTAGATTCACCTTCATAGGATTTTGGCTTCCATTATCCTACTAATATTTAGTAGAAAAACTGAGAGACTcactaataaaaatcatgaataacactaataattaataTTCCCAGCAGAACTACCTATAAAGAACTAACACTGTAAGAAACAGACTAATTGGCCAAGAAAACATGTTTCTACTGTGGAGACACTATGAAGAACAACCAAAATAAACAATGAGCAGAAAGTCCTATAACAAGAGAAACTTGTTGATAAAATTCAAACTTCCCCTCTATTTACTCCCCATACCCTTGGAGATTTTCCAACAAAAGgttata
Proteins encoded in this window:
- the LOC125031420 gene encoding nucleolar protein 58-like isoform X2, giving the protein MPPKGVSKAVNKKCRECKKQVPVATKHCHCGHQFFEERRRSTTSNTSEVEEIDDGHLKEMKPSRGSATSTAVSGIMSLTASVGKGDLGSSAPEGKRRSERVKREKPNFYDALEYENQMRKARKERQKEEPPNPTGRVKRERKVKNNSEPEEEEDEEPVKEKKKKKKKKNNNNGEKKDKEEEVDEDIMAGITAEKEMQFGIVLSDINFKLGLNNPKFIKI
- the LOC125031420 gene encoding nucleolar protein 58-like isoform X1, which translates into the protein MPPKGVSKAVNKKCRECKKQVPVATKHCHCGHQFFEERRRSTTSNTSEVEEIDDGHLKEMKPSRGSATSTAVSGIMSLTASVGKGDLGSSAPEGKRRSERVKREKPNFYDALEYENQMRKARKERQKEEPPNPTGRVKRERKVKNNSEPVSVTMYRYNKEEEEDEEPVKEKKKKKKKKNNNNGEKKDKEEEVDEDIMAGITAEKEMQFGIVLSDINFKLGLNNPKFIKI